In a genomic window of Thermosynechococcus sp. CL-1:
- a CDS encoding DUF1822 family protein: MTSLSLSFLTAIDAPPMAHTEHVHIDLTNCGDRQWIEQITAAARAYRRGSVRINAMAYVAVRDWFAAMGISADPFLSTVELPIFWEFVNGTLLKTAIGQVLIVPDTSIELDECRIPQEWLHIAAWKPDYILGVQVFAEEAQVRLWGYAPTSSVNRSAIDALSRTYTLDREDMIEDVPLLAALPACHHIPVPSPAATAIPTATLQQIASGEILLPRLVLPLEEWLHIIGQPRHRLDLFLACHPQRLSLWLYAKTKGVSNLLGQVWQDVQELLEEGAMINPYLSWKLGWTSPEWALRSNDTLEAMQAQAQLRQALATEDCRQAVALLKDLIATTADEGLRWLAAEYLHAKDATAPEAGVWKTRTVDLGLALGGQSFGLVMAVLPRDTMSANILVRVTALKVGETLPPDLVLMITEANGNTFAQVTSRQQDQAVQYKFWGQIGETFGITLAYGDAKITETFVV, translated from the coding sequence ATGACATCGCTATCACTGTCGTTTCTCACTGCCATAGATGCGCCACCGATGGCGCACACAGAACACGTTCACATTGACTTAACAAATTGTGGCGATCGCCAGTGGATTGAGCAGATCACAGCGGCTGCCCGCGCTTACCGTCGTGGCAGTGTCCGAATAAATGCGATGGCCTATGTAGCTGTGCGTGACTGGTTCGCAGCAATGGGCATCAGTGCCGACCCCTTCCTCTCCACCGTCGAACTGCCCATCTTCTGGGAGTTTGTCAACGGCACCCTGCTGAAGACCGCCATTGGTCAAGTGTTGATTGTGCCTGATACTTCCATAGAGCTTGACGAGTGCCGCATTCCTCAGGAATGGTTGCACATTGCCGCTTGGAAACCCGATTACATCTTGGGTGTCCAAGTCTTTGCCGAAGAAGCGCAAGTCAGACTCTGGGGCTATGCACCGACTAGCAGCGTGAATCGTTCTGCCATTGATGCCTTGAGCCGTACCTACACCCTCGATCGCGAGGACATGATCGAAGATGTGCCCCTCCTCGCTGCCTTGCCGGCCTGCCATCACATCCCTGTTCCATCACCTGCCGCAACTGCGATTCCCACAGCCACGCTTCAGCAAATTGCCAGTGGTGAGATTCTCTTGCCCCGCTTGGTGTTACCCCTAGAGGAATGGCTGCACATCATTGGGCAACCTCGCCATCGCCTTGATCTCTTTTTGGCCTGTCATCCGCAGCGGCTGAGTCTATGGCTTTATGCCAAGACCAAGGGCGTGAGCAACCTGTTGGGTCAAGTGTGGCAAGACGTGCAGGAACTGCTTGAGGAGGGCGCTATGATCAATCCCTATCTCAGTTGGAAGCTGGGCTGGACATCGCCAGAGTGGGCATTGCGCTCCAATGACACCTTAGAAGCCATGCAAGCTCAAGCTCAATTACGCCAAGCCTTGGCAACGGAGGATTGTCGCCAAGCGGTTGCCCTCCTCAAAGACCTGATTGCCACCACTGCCGATGAAGGATTGCGCTGGCTGGCGGCAGAATATCTCCACGCTAAAGATGCCACTGCCCCAGAAGCAGGGGTGTGGAAAACTCGTACCGTGGACTTGGGTCTTGCCCTCGGCGGACAGTCCTTCGGCTTGGTCATGGCCGTACTGCCGCGAGATACGATGTCTGCCAATATTCTTGTGCGCGTCACTGCCCTCAAGGTAGGTGAAACGTTGCCCCCAGACTTGGTTTTGATGATTACTGAGGCCAATGGCAATACCTTTGCCCAAGTCACTAGTCGGCAGCAGGATCAAGCGGTGCAGTACAAGTTTTGGGGACAAATTGGCGAAACTTTTGGCATCACATTGGCCTATGGAGATGCTAAGATCACGGAAACTTTTGTTGTCTAG
- a CDS encoding cobalamin-binding protein, producing MRLVSLLPSATEIVAALELTPFLVGRSHECDYPPEVKTLPVCTRARLDTQQSSLAIDRAVQDLLRSALGIYDLELATLQALKPTHIITQDQCDVCAVTFAEVQGAIARLFEPPPQLISLQPHCLEDVWQDIRRVGLALGISPDPLLNSLHTRIHACQAWVSDRPRRQVATIEWIDPLMASGNWVPELIALAGGENVLGTAGKHSPYIEWSTLLAIDPEVIIVMPCGFDLERSRQELDQALHTYPQWQQLRALQTGQLYIVDGNAYFNRPGPRLVDSLEILVEILHPPQEPKFQGMGWQPYSPFPKDGTPSQL from the coding sequence ATGCGCCTCGTTTCGCTCCTACCGAGTGCCACAGAAATTGTTGCTGCCCTAGAATTGACACCGTTTCTTGTGGGGCGTAGCCATGAATGTGACTATCCGCCAGAGGTGAAGACATTGCCTGTTTGTACACGGGCAAGGTTAGATACACAGCAGTCAAGTTTAGCAATTGATCGGGCGGTTCAAGACCTCCTGCGATCGGCTCTGGGCATTTATGACTTGGAACTGGCGACCCTGCAAGCGCTAAAACCGACCCACATCATTACCCAAGATCAATGCGATGTTTGTGCTGTAACCTTTGCAGAGGTGCAGGGGGCAATCGCCAGACTCTTTGAGCCACCACCGCAGTTAATTTCCCTCCAACCCCATTGCCTTGAGGATGTCTGGCAGGATATTCGGCGGGTGGGTCTTGCCCTCGGTATCTCTCCCGACCCCCTACTGAATTCGCTACACACCAGAATTCATGCCTGTCAAGCATGGGTGAGCGATCGCCCGCGGCGGCAAGTCGCGACCATTGAATGGATTGACCCCCTCATGGCCAGTGGCAATTGGGTACCGGAATTGATTGCCCTCGCGGGGGGTGAAAATGTCCTCGGTACAGCAGGAAAACATTCCCCCTACATTGAGTGGTCAACACTTCTGGCGATCGACCCGGAGGTGATCATTGTCATGCCCTGTGGCTTTGACCTCGAACGCAGCCGTCAAGAACTTGACCAAGCCTTGCACACTTATCCCCAGTGGCAGCAATTGCGTGCCCTGCAAACAGGTCAACTGTACATTGTTGATGGCAACGCCTATTTCAACCGCCCCGGCCCCCGCTTAGTGGATTCCCTTGAAATTCTTGTCGAGATTCTCCACCCACCCCAAGAACCAAAATTTCAAGGCATGGGTTGGCAACCCTACAGCCCTTTTCCCAAGGATGGCACACCCTCACAGCTGTGA
- a CDS encoding alpha-D-glucose phosphate-specific phosphoglucomutase — translation MGIQVVATTPFKDQKPGTSGLRKAVPVFQQPHYLENFIQAIFDTIEAPQGQTLVLGGDGRYFNAEAIQVILKMAAANGFARVKVGQNGILSTPAASCVIRKYGAIGGIILSASHNPAGPQGDFGVKFNIANGGPAPEKVTNAIYERSLALTSYKIYTAPDVNLHTLGEFPLGEMIVEVIDSVADYQTLLETLFDFDRIAEVIRNGKLRLVFDAMHAVTGPYAHRIIEKRLGAPQGTVQNGVPLPDFGGGHPDPNLVYAHDLVQQLFGEQAPDFGAASDGDGDRNMILGAHCFVTPSDSLAILAANAQLVPGYKDGLAGIARSMPTSQAADRVAAKLGIDCYETPTGWKFFGNLLDAGKATLCGEESFGTGSNHVREKDGLWAVLFWLNILAVRQTSVAEIVKAHWQTYGRNYYSRHDYEGIESDRAHTLMSQLEQKLPSFVGQTLGAYTVATADNFSYTDPVDHSVSQNQGMRLIFEDGSRIVYRLSGTGTQGATLRVYLERFEPNPGQQHLDAQVALADLIQLANEVANIKGLTGRDRPTVIT, via the coding sequence ATGGGTATTCAAGTTGTTGCCACCACTCCCTTCAAGGATCAAAAACCCGGCACCTCTGGGTTGCGTAAGGCGGTACCTGTTTTCCAGCAGCCCCACTATCTAGAAAACTTTATTCAAGCGATTTTTGACACCATTGAGGCACCGCAGGGGCAAACCCTTGTCCTAGGGGGTGATGGCCGTTACTTCAATGCTGAGGCGATCCAAGTCATCCTCAAGATGGCCGCAGCCAATGGCTTTGCACGGGTCAAGGTGGGGCAAAATGGCATTCTCTCAACGCCGGCAGCCTCCTGTGTGATCCGCAAGTATGGGGCGATCGGTGGCATTATTCTCTCAGCCAGTCACAACCCCGCAGGGCCACAGGGAGATTTTGGCGTTAAGTTCAATATTGCCAATGGCGGGCCTGCGCCAGAGAAAGTTACCAACGCGATCTATGAGCGGAGCCTTGCCCTCACCAGCTACAAAATCTACACAGCCCCCGATGTGAATCTGCACACCCTTGGGGAGTTTCCCTTGGGTGAAATGATTGTTGAAGTCATTGACTCCGTCGCCGATTATCAAACATTGCTGGAGACTCTTTTTGACTTTGATCGTATTGCTGAGGTCATTCGCAATGGGAAGCTGCGCCTTGTCTTTGATGCCATGCACGCGGTTACGGGACCTTATGCCCATCGGATCATTGAAAAACGCCTAGGGGCACCCCAAGGCACGGTGCAAAATGGTGTGCCGCTACCGGACTTTGGTGGTGGTCATCCCGACCCCAATTTGGTCTATGCCCATGACTTGGTGCAGCAACTCTTTGGCGAGCAGGCTCCTGATTTTGGTGCGGCCTCCGATGGCGATGGCGATCGCAACATGATTTTGGGGGCACACTGTTTTGTTACCCCCAGTGATAGCCTAGCCATTCTGGCCGCCAATGCCCAACTGGTGCCCGGCTACAAAGACGGATTAGCGGGGATTGCCCGTTCCATGCCCACGAGTCAAGCGGCCGATCGCGTTGCGGCCAAGCTGGGTATTGACTGTTATGAAACCCCCACGGGCTGGAAGTTCTTTGGCAACCTCCTCGATGCCGGTAAAGCCACTCTCTGCGGTGAGGAAAGTTTTGGTACTGGCTCCAACCACGTGCGCGAGAAAGATGGCCTCTGGGCTGTGCTTTTTTGGTTGAATATCTTGGCCGTCCGCCAAACCTCCGTGGCCGAGATTGTCAAAGCCCACTGGCAGACCTATGGCCGCAACTACTACTCCCGCCATGACTACGAAGGCATTGAGAGCGATCGCGCCCACACCCTGATGAGCCAACTGGAGCAAAAACTGCCCAGCTTCGTGGGTCAGACCTTGGGTGCCTACACCGTGGCCACTGCCGATAACTTTAGCTACACCGATCCAGTGGATCACAGCGTCAGCCAAAATCAAGGGATGCGGCTGATTTTTGAGGATGGCAGTCGCATTGTCTATCGCCTATCGGGAACGGGAACCCAAGGGGCAACACTACGGGTCTATTTGGAGCGCTTTGAACCCAATCCTGGCCAGCAGCACCTCGATGCCCAAGTGGCACTCGCCGATTTAATTCAACTGGCCAATGAAGTGGCGAATATCAAAGGCTTAACGGGGCGCGATCGCCCCACGGTCATCACCTGA
- a CDS encoding CHAT domain-containing protein yields the protein MKHVCLEIYGGCLEQHSLKGRLLLGTESQVDAYGVYPVEFPAMPHLPHRYRQWRDAYHGYAKNTRLGASGNQITNIGTQQPTLLKEVRQNYTDLVTTLGTWLHNTRICYLCEEQINEQTSLSKEQTSFFGLGNFILPPPMNEIHRISVQTDFVELWRYPWHDWTPIRQHSNLDVVFSPMVYQSLKSSTAHHEGVRILAIFGASGDLDLKGDLEALRALPNVELHCLRSPQLSELYSLWCQPWDILFFAGHSQGNGIIINNEEEPLEIRELYRTLERAVAQGLKLAIFNSCNSIPLGQFLIQLGLPHAIVMREAVPNIAAELFLKYFLQNFHGGADLYAAVAQARSQLRELSRCDDHLPGTSALPLICRHPQARCLHWHHLRRSEAPAVTVGVSGGDRSSPRVSKFPAFLYWCRWQLELAQLLPHAQDPSRWVTAIPGGCSPQRPQQNYQEAFANVAHWVCGLERTIGGFSPQAELAFFFPALEAEARQLLARISSQQLLPYLESLVVEQRGLPRVRAAFLIAQQYPNVSHLSTAFQVLEDTLRQDTKPQVREELLAECQQFLKELDAKLVRSVWDSTTGERLQQFLQRLLHYPQQSNRLKLAIASVLITAKGRWAVEASNVALEIFRNSSYLEDVILASRCLHQAGVQQWEVVGRLERYLGLATVQSHQIALAGALGLVSPNHPQAIDTLELIIEQQAYDLETLMAAVRALHRISPEHPLVLATLRSLLVKAQETQDILGFYYGLAALDDLQQPLTPYISTTVIPWVCQKIAVFKAQEEPYLMAPYTVLWYCSRHISYQEFANFWQ from the coding sequence ATGAAACACGTCTGTCTCGAAATCTACGGGGGTTGCCTTGAGCAGCATTCCCTCAAGGGTCGCCTATTACTGGGGACAGAAAGCCAAGTGGATGCCTATGGGGTGTATCCTGTAGAGTTTCCAGCAATGCCTCACCTTCCGCACCGCTATCGGCAGTGGCGTGACGCCTATCACGGCTATGCGAAGAATACTCGTCTGGGGGCTAGCGGTAACCAGATTACGAACATTGGTACTCAGCAACCCACCCTCCTTAAAGAGGTACGGCAAAACTACACTGACCTTGTGACCACCCTTGGCACGTGGTTGCACAATACGCGCATCTGTTATCTCTGCGAGGAACAGATCAATGAGCAAACTTCACTTTCTAAGGAGCAGACTTCATTTTTTGGCCTAGGCAACTTTATCTTGCCGCCGCCGATGAACGAGATTCACCGCATTTCTGTGCAGACAGATTTTGTTGAACTGTGGCGCTATCCATGGCACGACTGGACACCGATTCGCCAACACAGCAATCTGGATGTGGTGTTTTCACCAATGGTGTATCAGTCCCTGAAGTCTTCGACAGCGCACCATGAGGGAGTACGGATTCTGGCAATTTTTGGCGCGAGTGGCGACCTTGATCTCAAGGGGGATCTTGAGGCTCTCAGGGCGTTGCCCAATGTCGAACTCCACTGCCTGCGATCGCCCCAATTAAGTGAACTCTATTCCCTGTGGTGTCAGCCTTGGGACATTCTCTTTTTTGCTGGGCATAGTCAGGGTAACGGCATTATTATCAACAATGAAGAGGAACCATTAGAGATTCGCGAACTTTATCGCACGCTTGAACGTGCAGTGGCGCAGGGGCTAAAACTGGCAATCTTTAATTCCTGCAACAGTATTCCCCTAGGACAGTTTTTGATTCAATTGGGCTTGCCCCACGCGATCGTGATGCGCGAAGCGGTTCCGAATATTGCCGCTGAGTTGTTTTTGAAGTACTTTTTACAGAACTTTCACGGCGGTGCAGATCTCTATGCCGCTGTAGCTCAAGCGCGATCGCAATTACGCGAACTGAGTCGCTGCGATGATCATCTGCCGGGCACATCAGCGCTTCCCTTAATTTGCCGCCATCCCCAAGCGCGCTGCCTACACTGGCACCATTTACGCCGATCAGAAGCCCCTGCTGTTACAGTTGGTGTGTCTGGGGGCGATCGCTCCTCCCCAAGGGTTTCTAAATTTCCCGCATTCCTCTACTGGTGTCGCTGGCAACTGGAACTGGCGCAACTGCTGCCCCACGCCCAAGATCCTAGTCGCTGGGTGACAGCAATTCCTGGGGGTTGCAGTCCCCAAAGGCCACAGCAAAACTACCAAGAGGCCTTTGCGAATGTTGCCCACTGGGTCTGCGGCCTCGAGCGCACTATCGGTGGCTTTTCCCCTCAAGCGGAGTTGGCCTTTTTCTTTCCTGCCCTAGAGGCTGAGGCTCGGCAACTTCTAGCGCGGATCTCTAGCCAACAGCTGCTGCCTTACTTGGAATCCTTGGTGGTGGAGCAGCGGGGTCTCCCCCGTGTCCGTGCCGCTTTTTTAATTGCGCAGCAATATCCCAATGTCAGCCACCTCAGTACAGCGTTTCAAGTTTTAGAGGATACCTTACGCCAAGACACCAAGCCCCAAGTGCGCGAAGAACTATTAGCGGAGTGTCAGCAATTTCTCAAGGAGCTAGATGCCAAGCTTGTCAGGAGCGTTTGGGACAGCACCACGGGAGAGCGCCTACAGCAGTTTTTACAGCGGCTGCTCCATTATCCCCAACAGTCTAACCGCCTGAAACTGGCGATCGCCTCTGTTCTGATTACGGCAAAAGGCCGTTGGGCGGTTGAAGCTAGCAATGTTGCCCTAGAAATTTTTCGTAACTCCTCATACCTAGAGGATGTGATCCTTGCCAGTCGCTGTTTACACCAAGCGGGGGTGCAGCAGTGGGAGGTTGTTGGCCGACTAGAGCGCTATTTGGGCTTGGCCACGGTGCAGTCCCACCAGATTGCCCTTGCCGGCGCCCTTGGCCTTGTTAGTCCGAATCATCCCCAAGCCATTGACACCCTTGAGTTAATCATTGAGCAGCAGGCCTACGATCTGGAAACATTGATGGCGGCGGTGCGTGCCCTTCACCGCATTTCCCCTGAGCATCCCCTTGTGTTGGCGACCCTGCGATCGCTCTTGGTCAAGGCACAGGAAACCCAAGATATTCTCGGCTTTTACTATGGGCTAGCAGCTCTCGATGACTTGCAGCAGCCCCTAACCCCCTACATCTCAACTACAGTCATCCCATGGGTTTGCCAGAAAATTGCGGTTTTTAAGGCGCAAGAAGAACCTTACCTGATGGCTCCCTATACCGTGCTGTGGTACTGTAGCCGCCATATTTCCTACCAAGAATTTGCAAATTTTTGGCAATAG
- the sbcD gene encoding exonuclease subunit SbcD, whose amino-acid sequence MKILHVSDIHLGSGLSHGHINPATGLNTRLEDFIAALATCIDRALSEPVDLVLFGGDAFPDATPPPLVHEAFASQFRRLADARIPTVLLVGNHDQHAQGQGGASLSLYRTLGVPGFIVGDRLATHRIETRRGSVQVITLPWLTRSTLLTRPETSGLSLADVHQLLLERLRLALEGEIRQLDPALPTVLLAHAMVDTAQYGSERYLSAGKGFTIPLSFLARPCFDYVALGHVHRHQVLCHDPPVVYPGSIERVDFGEEGEEKGYVLVNLAKGKTEFQFCPLPTRPFRTIRVDLTEVELDPQAALLGAIARGEISGAVVRVMYQLRPDQIPLINLHELQKALESAHSVSLLPQLVNSQPIARLPEVALEQCLDPSHALQLYLDHHPDLEPLHQDLLAALQTLDDHSEEEGQDTPEMPRSPEGRAARSPEPVIQQLKLLS is encoded by the coding sequence ATGAAAATTCTCCATGTGTCCGATATTCACCTAGGCAGTGGCCTCAGTCATGGCCACATTAACCCGGCCACCGGCTTGAATACGCGCCTTGAGGATTTTATTGCTGCTCTGGCCACCTGTATTGACCGTGCCCTCAGTGAACCCGTTGATCTGGTGCTCTTTGGCGGTGATGCCTTTCCCGATGCCACGCCACCCCCTCTCGTCCATGAAGCCTTTGCCAGCCAATTTCGCCGCTTGGCCGATGCCCGCATTCCTACGGTTTTGCTGGTGGGCAACCACGATCAGCACGCCCAAGGACAGGGGGGCGCGAGCCTCAGTCTTTATCGCACCCTTGGGGTGCCCGGTTTTATCGTGGGCGATCGCTTGGCTACCCATCGCATTGAGACTCGCCGCGGCAGTGTTCAAGTCATTACCCTCCCTTGGTTAACGCGATCTACGCTCCTCACTCGGCCAGAAACCAGTGGCCTTTCCCTTGCGGATGTGCATCAACTGCTCCTAGAGCGGCTGCGCCTTGCCCTTGAGGGGGAAATTCGCCAACTTGATCCGGCCTTGCCCACTGTCTTACTTGCCCATGCCATGGTGGACACCGCCCAGTACGGCTCTGAACGCTATTTGAGTGCCGGCAAAGGTTTTACGATTCCCCTGAGTTTTTTGGCGCGCCCCTGTTTTGACTACGTTGCCCTTGGCCATGTGCATCGCCATCAAGTCCTGTGTCACGATCCACCCGTGGTCTATCCCGGCAGCATTGAGCGGGTGGATTTTGGTGAAGAGGGGGAAGAAAAGGGCTATGTCTTAGTGAACCTTGCTAAGGGCAAAACAGAATTTCAGTTTTGTCCCCTACCCACCCGCCCCTTCCGCACTATTCGTGTGGACTTAACCGAGGTGGAACTGGATCCCCAAGCCGCCCTCTTGGGAGCAATCGCCCGCGGGGAGATCAGCGGGGCTGTGGTGCGGGTCATGTATCAACTGCGCCCCGATCAAATTCCCCTGATCAACCTCCATGAACTGCAAAAAGCGCTTGAAAGTGCCCACAGCGTCAGCCTTCTGCCTCAACTGGTGAATAGCCAGCCCATTGCCCGCCTGCCAGAAGTTGCCCTCGAACAGTGCCTTGACCCCAGCCATGCTCTGCAACTCTATCTGGATCATCACCCTGACCTTGAACCGCTGCACCAAGATCTGCTAGCGGCACTCCAAACCCTTGATGACCACTCTGAAGAAGAGGGTCAAGACACTCCAGAGATGCCGCGATCGCCTGAAGGGCGCGCTGCGCGATCGCCCGAACCTGTGATTCAGCAACTGAAATTGCTCTCCTAA
- a CDS encoding sigma-70 family RNA polymerase sigma factor, translating into MTRQPCDKLIALLRFDGSDRPRWYCDRQLQAYFTAAGYNLEEPEPTAVFLLQKLQRQPNHDDAQYWRRGLFCYLQETSWSVAMTLREKLGGMHQVSDCFQQACCLTNDPLKLLSKFKPERGTRLSTYAYRRIYDGVYAALVGVRKSDWGLLKHSSSRSLASALRNQGYSEGDINRIEKVVQLWKELVDQPTATDQALLAEVAKTYRQCYSHLPAVTPSEVETLLGKAIAALRAYHQPQVVNPAEQRFWDTLEGGNTPWEATLKQEEQETLKRVFEMMKNAIAALDDTSRQVFCLYYCEQVSQQAIAQHLGFAKQYQVSRVLERIRGHLAKVLLAALNQPTHPQRLKEVTVAINLWLKGGYKVLRASCQRCGRVGMAEHCRYEGAS; encoded by the coding sequence ATGACACGCCAACCCTGCGATAAACTCATTGCTTTGCTCCGATTTGACGGTTCCGATCGCCCGCGCTGGTATTGCGATCGCCAACTACAGGCCTACTTCACAGCAGCGGGGTACAACCTCGAGGAGCCGGAGCCGACGGCTGTCTTCCTCCTCCAAAAATTACAGCGTCAGCCGAACCATGATGATGCCCAGTACTGGCGGCGGGGTCTATTTTGCTATCTCCAAGAAACTAGTTGGTCTGTAGCCATGACCCTGCGGGAGAAACTGGGCGGGATGCATCAGGTCAGTGACTGTTTTCAGCAGGCTTGCTGTCTCACTAATGATCCCCTCAAGTTATTGAGCAAATTTAAGCCCGAGCGGGGTACGCGGCTATCCACCTATGCCTATCGCCGTATCTATGACGGTGTGTATGCTGCGCTGGTGGGGGTTCGGAAATCAGATTGGGGCCTACTCAAACACAGTAGTTCCCGTTCTCTTGCCTCAGCTTTGAGGAACCAAGGATACAGCGAAGGTGACATCAACCGAATCGAAAAGGTTGTCCAGCTCTGGAAAGAGTTGGTGGATCAGCCCACTGCTACCGATCAGGCACTGCTGGCTGAGGTGGCTAAAACCTATCGTCAATGTTATTCTCATCTCCCTGCTGTGACTCCTAGCGAAGTTGAAACCCTGCTTGGTAAAGCGATCGCTGCCTTGCGAGCTTATCACCAACCACAGGTGGTGAATCCTGCTGAGCAAAGGTTTTGGGACACCCTAGAAGGAGGAAATACGCCTTGGGAAGCAACCCTGAAACAGGAAGAACAGGAAACCCTTAAACGGGTCTTTGAAATGATGAAAAATGCGATTGCAGCACTGGATGACACTAGTCGTCAGGTGTTTTGTCTGTACTATTGCGAGCAGGTCAGCCAACAAGCAATTGCCCAGCACTTAGGCTTTGCAAAACAATATCAAGTGTCTCGCGTCCTAGAGCGGATTCGTGGTCATTTGGCGAAAGTGCTACTCGCAGCCCTTAACCAACCCACGCATCCTCAACGCCTTAAGGAGGTAACAGTGGCTATCAATCTGTGGTTAAAGGGGGGCTATAAAGTGTTAAGAGCGTCTTGTCAACGGTGTGGTCGGGTGGGTATGGCAGAACACTGTCGTTATGAGGGTGCATCTTGA
- a CDS encoding MBL fold metallo-hydrolase — translation MPMFNPLTIRFWGVRGSIPCPGSHTVRYGGNTPCVEIQANGQRIIFDGGTGLRVLGEHLMSQQPVAAHLFFTHTHWDHIQGFPFFQPAFVPGNQFHIYAVPGKNGQGIERRLNDQMLHPNFPVPLQIMGGDLRFYDLEAGEQVHLGGGVVVSNEALNHPGGGVGYRVSWQGIHVAYITDTEHLPDQLHPGAFALADRADVMIYDATYTDEEYYHPQQSKVGWGHSTWQEGVKLAQAAQVKQLILFHHDPSHDDDCLDRIGELARARFPQTLLAREGLMISVYPNVIHFPATPQAS, via the coding sequence ATGCCCATGTTTAACCCACTCACCATTCGGTTTTGGGGCGTGCGCGGCAGTATTCCCTGTCCCGGTTCCCACACTGTCCGCTATGGCGGTAACACTCCCTGCGTGGAAATTCAAGCTAATGGTCAACGCATCATTTTTGACGGTGGTACGGGTTTACGGGTTCTGGGGGAGCACCTAATGAGTCAACAGCCGGTGGCGGCACATTTATTCTTTACCCATACCCACTGGGATCATATTCAGGGTTTTCCCTTCTTTCAGCCCGCCTTTGTACCGGGGAATCAGTTCCATATCTACGCCGTGCCGGGGAAAAATGGCCAAGGCATTGAACGACGACTGAATGATCAAATGCTGCACCCCAACTTTCCTGTCCCGTTGCAGATTATGGGGGGAGATTTGCGTTTTTATGACTTGGAGGCGGGCGAACAGGTACACCTAGGCGGTGGTGTGGTGGTGAGTAATGAAGCCCTGAATCATCCGGGTGGGGGGGTGGGCTACCGTGTGAGTTGGCAGGGTATCCATGTGGCCTATATCACAGACACGGAGCATTTGCCCGATCAGTTGCATCCGGGGGCGTTTGCCTTGGCCGATCGCGCCGATGTGATGATCTACGATGCCACCTATACCGATGAAGAGTACTATCACCCGCAGCAGAGTAAGGTCGGCTGGGGCCACTCCACATGGCAGGAGGGAGTCAAGCTAGCCCAAGCCGCCCAAGTGAAGCAACTGATTTTGTTTCACCATGACCCTAGCCATGATGATGACTGTCTAGATCGCATTGGTGAGTTGGCACGGGCACGATTTCCGCAGACGCTGCTGGCTCGCGAGGGGCTAATGATTTCCGTCTATCCAAATGTGATACACTTCCCGGCGACGCCTCAAGCAAGTTAG